A DNA window from Staphylococcus warneri contains the following coding sequences:
- the ccpA gene encoding catabolite control protein A, whose product MTVTIYDVAREARVSMATVSRVVNGNQNVKPETRNKVNEVIKKLNYRPNAVARGLASKRTTTVGVIIPDISNVYYSQLARGLEDIATMYKYHSIISNSDNDSEKEKEIFNNLLSKQVDGIIFLGGTISEEIKELINQSSVPVVVSGTNGKDDHVASVNIDFEKAAEEVTQQLIKQGAKSFALVGGDYSKKAQEDVLSGLNKVLSENQLKLDESLHLSGAESYKEGMKVFDKIKDNLPDAVLSISDEQAIGILHGALDAGIKVPEELQIVSFNNTRLVEMVRPQLSSVIQPLYDIGAVGMRLLTKYMNEEEIDEPNVILPHRIEYRGTTK is encoded by the coding sequence ATGACTGTAACAATATATGACGTAGCTAGAGAAGCTAGAGTATCGATGGCAACGGTCTCTCGTGTAGTTAACGGAAATCAAAATGTTAAACCAGAAACTAGAAATAAAGTAAATGAAGTTATTAAAAAATTAAACTATCGACCAAATGCTGTTGCACGTGGACTTGCAAGTAAACGTACAACGACTGTAGGTGTCATTATCCCTGATATTTCTAATGTGTATTATTCTCAACTTGCACGTGGTTTAGAAGACATTGCAACGATGTATAAATATCATTCAATTATTTCCAATTCTGATAATGATTCAGAAAAAGAAAAAGAGATTTTTAATAATCTTTTAAGCAAACAAGTTGATGGCATTATTTTCTTAGGGGGTACCATTTCAGAAGAAATCAAAGAACTTATTAATCAATCTTCAGTTCCGGTTGTTGTATCAGGTACAAACGGTAAGGATGACCATGTTGCGTCAGTAAATATTGATTTTGAAAAAGCAGCTGAAGAGGTAACACAACAACTTATAAAGCAAGGTGCTAAATCATTTGCATTAGTTGGTGGCGATTATTCTAAAAAAGCACAAGAAGATGTACTTTCAGGTTTAAATAAAGTATTATCTGAAAATCAATTAAAATTAGATGAGTCACTTCATTTATCAGGAGCTGAAAGCTACAAAGAAGGTATGAAAGTCTTCGATAAAATTAAAGATAATTTACCAGATGCAGTTTTATCTATTAGTGATGAACAAGCTATCGGTATTTTACATGGTGCATTAGATGCAGGTATTAAAGTACCTGAAGAATTACAAATTGTAAGTTTTAATAATACGCGTTTAGTTGAAATGGTTCGACCACAATTATCTAGTGTGATTCAACCATTATATGACATCGGTGCTGTTGGTATGAGATTACTAACGAAATATATGAACGAAGAAGAAATTGATGAACCCAACGTGATTTTACCACATAGAATTGAATATAGAGGAACAACTAAATAG